A DNA window from Moorella thermoacetica contains the following coding sequences:
- a CDS encoding UvrB/UvrC motif-containing protein, producing the protein MLCERCQERPASVHVTRIINGEKTELYLCQECARELQPQLNFSIPQFLAGLLDYDPELEVKAPPAVERCPECGLTYEQFHETGRLGCPECYHHLAPRLDPLIRRIQGSSQHRGKVPRRAGGNLRLRREIENLRARLQQLVQQEEFEKAAQVRDRIRDLEGRLEKGESSQ; encoded by the coding sequence ATGCTTTGTGAACGTTGCCAGGAAAGACCGGCCAGCGTCCACGTCACCCGCATCATCAACGGTGAAAAGACCGAACTCTACCTCTGCCAGGAGTGCGCCCGGGAGCTCCAGCCCCAGCTAAACTTCTCCATACCCCAGTTTTTAGCCGGGCTCCTGGACTACGACCCGGAGCTGGAAGTAAAAGCCCCCCCGGCAGTCGAGCGCTGCCCGGAGTGCGGCCTGACCTACGAGCAGTTTCACGAGACCGGGCGCCTGGGCTGCCCGGAGTGCTACCATCACCTGGCACCGCGCCTGGACCCCCTGATCCGGCGTATCCAGGGCAGCAGCCAGCACCGGGGCAAGGTGCCCCGCCGGGCCGGGGGCAACCTGCGGCTGCGGCGGGAGATTGAAAACCTGCGGGCCCGGTTGCAGCAACTGGTCCAGCAGGAAGAGTTCGAAAAAGCGGCCCAGGTGCGGGATCGCATCCGCGACCTGGAGGGCCGCCTGGAAAAGGGGGAGAGCAGCCAATGA
- a CDS encoding MoaD/ThiS family protein has protein sequence MTTIKVQYFGVPRLLTGKARDVFSFPGDGVTLEAILARIGEAYGPQVLRECRRYLIVAHDPHTGRQHRVSPGAEGCLLSNGWTLQFITPITGG, from the coding sequence ATGACCACCATAAAAGTCCAGTACTTTGGTGTTCCCCGCCTGCTGACGGGCAAGGCGCGGGATGTCTTCAGCTTTCCGGGCGACGGCGTCACCCTGGAGGCCATCCTGGCCCGAATCGGGGAGGCGTACGGCCCGCAAGTCCTTCGGGAATGCCGGCGCTACCTTATTGTAGCCCATGACCCCCACACCGGCCGGCAGCACCGGGTAAGCCCTGGAGCAGAGGGGTGCCTTCTAAGTAACGGCTGGACCCTCCAGTTTATTACCCCCATTACAGGGGGCTAA
- a CDS encoding protein arginine kinase — protein sequence MSLNLERNSKWMEGSGPQADIVISSRIRLARNLKGLPFPNLMNSDQQARVVSQVSRAIQAPMVFQAVGELKLQPLRELAPVERQILVEKHLISPDLAAGGGEKAVVLRDDEAVSIMVNEEDHLRLQCLLPAMMLHEAWRLADAADDALENELDFAFDQERGYLTACPTNVGTGLRASTMLHLPALVLTRQAGPVLSALTKVGVAVRGLYGEGTEAQGNIFQVSNQITLGRSEEEIINNLSAVTVRLADQEREARELLRRQSRWQLEDRVGRAYGVLTNARILSSQEALQLLSDVRLGVEMKIIRGLDQRLLNQLMVRIQPAFLQFSAGKEMTPMERDVHRAAMVRELLAG from the coding sequence ATGAGCCTGAACCTGGAGCGCAACAGCAAATGGATGGAGGGCTCCGGCCCCCAGGCCGATATCGTCATTTCCAGCCGCATCCGCCTGGCCCGCAACCTTAAAGGCCTGCCCTTCCCCAACCTCATGAACAGCGACCAGCAGGCCCGGGTAGTCAGCCAGGTGAGCCGGGCCATCCAGGCGCCCATGGTCTTCCAGGCCGTGGGGGAGCTGAAACTCCAGCCCCTGCGGGAATTGGCGCCGGTGGAGCGGCAAATACTAGTAGAAAAGCACCTCATCAGTCCCGACCTGGCCGCAGGCGGCGGCGAAAAGGCCGTTGTCCTGCGGGACGACGAGGCCGTCAGCATCATGGTCAACGAGGAAGACCACCTGCGGCTGCAGTGCCTCCTGCCGGCCATGATGCTCCACGAAGCCTGGCGCCTGGCCGACGCCGCCGACGACGCCCTGGAGAACGAGCTGGACTTCGCCTTCGACCAGGAGCGCGGCTACCTGACCGCCTGCCCGACCAACGTCGGCACGGGCCTCAGGGCTTCCACCATGCTCCACCTGCCGGCCCTGGTCCTGACCAGGCAGGCGGGGCCGGTGCTTTCGGCCCTGACCAAGGTGGGGGTGGCCGTCCGGGGCCTCTACGGCGAGGGCACCGAGGCCCAGGGCAACATCTTCCAGGTGTCCAACCAGATCACCCTGGGCCGTTCTGAAGAGGAAATTATCAACAACCTCTCGGCGGTGACGGTGCGCCTGGCCGATCAAGAACGGGAGGCCCGGGAGCTCCTGCGCCGCCAGAGCCGCTGGCAGCTGGAGGACCGGGTTGGCCGGGCCTACGGCGTCCTGACCAACGCCCGGATCTTGAGCTCCCAGGAAGCCCTGCAGCTCCTCTCCGACGTGCGCCTGGGGGTGGAGATGAAGATCATCCGCGGCCTGGACCAGCGCCTGCTGAATCAGCTCATGGTCCGCATCCAGCCGGCCTTCCTCCAGTTTAGCGCCGGCAAAGAGATGACGCCCATGGAGCGCGACGTCCACCGGGCGGCCATGGTCCGGGAATTGCTGGCAGGCTAA
- a CDS encoding APC family permease, with the protein MSIAAARTRSQAGQKVGLRRDLGIWESYATLIGVLIGSGIFVVTGQAGAVAGPSVPLAYLVMYPIVICTAVAYMVFLSTPLGERPGGAYIHISRTFGTYYPGYIAMWLKWVAFMGALGVLSLGFGQYVTFFIPGANPVLVGSLVLLFFYFINLFGVRIYGWAQVAMFLVLMIAVLVLVIPGLPAVNLSYYRPLFPFGLKGFLAAIPPLFLSYAGFESLAQTAGETREARRSLPRVFLVGLSITVVIYFAMSFVAFGNLPYQQLAHSRSAMADVAARYLPFGAAAIVAVGAMMAFTTSINGTLMVPPRVLMVLAEDRMIPGFLAHINPRFRTPDVALTISTGVALALLWTKTLDYILAVTLQAMFILYIVHGIALICLPFVNPRLYKTALVRLHPALLVISGLISIAAMLLFSYAMIIAAWRLLLLWVAVGTGIYLYSRYQGRREGFDYQRRLVEEWCDEAEA; encoded by the coding sequence ATGAGTATAGCGGCAGCCAGGACCCGGAGCCAGGCCGGGCAAAAAGTGGGCCTGCGGCGGGATTTAGGGATCTGGGAGAGCTATGCTACCTTAATTGGCGTCCTCATAGGTTCGGGCATTTTCGTGGTTACCGGCCAGGCCGGGGCCGTTGCCGGGCCGTCGGTTCCCCTGGCCTACCTGGTAATGTACCCCATCGTCATCTGTACCGCCGTAGCCTACATGGTCTTCTTGAGCACCCCCCTGGGCGAGCGGCCGGGCGGTGCTTACATCCACATCTCCCGCACCTTTGGCACCTACTACCCGGGCTATATTGCCATGTGGCTGAAATGGGTGGCTTTTATGGGAGCCCTGGGGGTCCTCTCCCTGGGCTTCGGCCAGTACGTCACCTTTTTCATCCCGGGAGCCAATCCCGTTCTGGTGGGAAGCCTGGTACTGCTGTTTTTCTACTTTATAAACCTCTTCGGGGTGCGCATCTATGGCTGGGCCCAGGTGGCCATGTTCCTGGTCTTAATGATCGCCGTGCTGGTGCTGGTAATTCCCGGCCTGCCGGCGGTAAACCTGAGCTACTACCGCCCCCTGTTCCCCTTTGGCCTGAAAGGATTCCTGGCCGCCATCCCGCCCCTTTTCCTGTCCTATGCCGGCTTTGAGTCCCTGGCCCAAACGGCCGGTGAGACCAGGGAGGCGCGGCGGTCCCTGCCGCGGGTCTTCCTGGTTGGTCTTTCCATAACCGTGGTAATTTACTTTGCCATGTCCTTTGTCGCCTTTGGCAACCTTCCATACCAGCAGTTGGCCCATTCCCGGTCGGCCATGGCCGATGTGGCCGCCAGGTACCTGCCCTTTGGGGCAGCAGCCATTGTCGCCGTGGGGGCCATGATGGCCTTCACCACCTCCATTAACGGCACCTTAATGGTACCGCCGCGGGTACTGATGGTCCTGGCCGAGGACCGGATGATACCCGGGTTCCTGGCCCATATCAACCCCCGTTTCCGGACGCCGGATGTGGCCCTGACCATCAGTACAGGCGTGGCCCTGGCGCTCCTGTGGACGAAAACCCTTGACTACATTCTGGCCGTCACCCTCCAGGCCATGTTTATCCTCTATATTGTTCACGGCATAGCCCTGATCTGCCTGCCCTTTGTGAACCCGCGCCTTTACAAAACGGCGCTGGTGCGCCTCCATCCCGCCCTCCTGGTCATTAGCGGCTTGATATCTATTGCTGCTATGCTTCTCTTTAGCTATGCCATGATTATTGCCGCCTGGCGGCTGCTGCTCCTCTGGGTGGCTGTCGGTACGGGGATCTACCTGTATTCCCGTTACCAGGGGCGCCGGGAGGGTTTCGATTACCAGCGCCGCCTGGTAGAAGAATGGTGTGACGAAGCTGAGGCATAA
- a CDS encoding tetraprenyl-beta-curcumene synthase family protein, with product MAAAGIRPLVTLGYFLFQGFPGVNRELAGWRRRAAAIPDPRLREQALASLTLKKFHCQGGSVYAAWPRRHCRELLRAIVALQTISDYLDNLCDRAGILDEEAFRQLHLAVTDALIPGGAGHDYYAAYPYHRDGGYLRALVRACRESLAALPGYELVREEALYLADLYCRLQATKHTYPDRRRERLQVWLRPLLGQIPAPLYWWELAAATGSTLGIFALMALAARGETQARDVAGVKAAYFPWIGGLHILLDYLIDQEEDRAGGDLNFCAFYRDGAEAGRRLNYFLQESLVAARNLPDPAFHLLVVRGLPAFYLSDGIASRQEQLPARQAILRTAGPFSRNLYRLCRVLRRAGVV from the coding sequence ATGGCAGCAGCCGGAATCAGGCCCCTGGTCACCCTGGGGTACTTCCTCTTCCAGGGCTTCCCCGGGGTCAACAGGGAACTGGCGGGCTGGCGCCGGCGCGCAGCCGCCATTCCGGACCCCCGGCTCCGGGAGCAGGCCCTGGCCAGCCTTACTTTAAAGAAATTCCACTGCCAGGGCGGGAGCGTTTACGCCGCCTGGCCGCGTCGTCATTGCCGGGAGCTCCTGCGGGCCATCGTGGCCCTGCAGACCATCAGCGATTACCTGGACAACCTCTGCGACCGGGCCGGGATCCTCGATGAGGAGGCCTTTCGCCAGCTACACCTCGCTGTTACCGATGCCCTTATCCCCGGGGGAGCAGGCCATGACTACTACGCCGCCTATCCCTACCACCGGGACGGCGGCTACCTCCGGGCCCTGGTCCGGGCCTGCCGGGAAAGCCTGGCGGCCCTGCCCGGTTATGAACTCGTCCGGGAAGAAGCCCTCTACCTGGCCGATTTATACTGCCGGCTCCAGGCCACCAAACATACATATCCAGACAGGCGCCGGGAGCGGCTGCAAGTCTGGCTCCGGCCCCTCCTGGGCCAAATCCCTGCCCCCCTCTACTGGTGGGAACTGGCGGCGGCCACCGGTTCCACCCTGGGGATCTTTGCCCTCATGGCCCTGGCGGCCAGGGGAGAGACGCAGGCCCGGGACGTGGCCGGGGTAAAGGCTGCTTATTTTCCCTGGATCGGCGGCCTGCATATCCTCCTCGACTACCTCATTGACCAGGAAGAGGACCGGGCAGGGGGGGATCTCAACTTTTGCGCCTTCTACCGCGATGGGGCGGAGGCCGGCCGGCGTCTCAATTACTTCCTGCAAGAATCCCTGGTGGCGGCCCGGAATCTGCCCGACCCCGCCTTTCATCTCCTGGTCGTCAGGGGGCTGCCGGCCTTTTACCTCTCCGACGGCATAGCCTCCCGGCAGGAGCAGCTCCCGGCCCGGCAGGCAATCCTCCGGACCGCCGGCCCCTTCTCCCGCAACCTCTACCGCCTCTGCCGGGTCTTGCGCCGGGCGGGCGTAGTTTAA
- a CDS encoding ATP-dependent Clp protease ATP-binding subunit has protein sequence MARFTERANRVLRLAQEEALALRHPAIGTEHILLGILREGDSVAARALTNLGVNIKAVREEVRKVIRPGEAVVGGELGLTPRAKRVLELANEEARRQGVNYVGTEHLLLGLLEEGEGLAAQVLGGLGLSPEKIREQVIALLGGAGQPQTGGWTVLFGNLPFGMAAFPGGMGFQAQGMPAGAKMQERRPGQTPTLDQFSRDLTRLAREDKLDPVVGREKEIERVVQILSRRTKNNPVLIGDPGVGKTAIVEGLAQKIVQNQVPEVLRDKRVVALDMSGMVAGTKYRGEFEERFKKVMDEVRAAGNVILFIDELHTLIGAGAAEGAIDAANILKPALARGELQTIGATTIDEYRKHIERDAALERRFQAVMVEEPTVEETIAILKGLRDRYEAHHRVKITDEALEAAARLSDRYITDRYLPDKAIDLVDEAGSRVRLKVYTAPDDVKKLEARLEELEKEKAAAVNAQEFEKAATLRDEEKKIKEELEAKKGEWQKEKGLEKSVVTPEDIAQIVSSWTGIPVTQLAQEESERLLHLEDVLHQRVIGQDEAVHAVARAVRRARAGLKDPKRPIGSFIFLGPTGVGKTELARALAEALFGDEDAMVRFDMSEYMEKHTVSRLVGAPPGYVGYEESGQLTEAVRRRPYSVVLFDEIEKAHPDIFNVLLQVLDDGRLTDAKGRTVDFRNTVIIMTSNIGASTIKRESLGFKASTSEVAAESYDKMKKHILEELRRTFRPEFLNRIDDLIVFHALSRDDIRKIVDLMLAELNRRLEDNNLSVEVTDEAKDILVREGFDEAYGARPLRRAIQTLIEDQLSDEMLAGKFKPGDKVRAVARDGKIALEKAA, from the coding sequence ATGGCACGTTTTACCGAAAGAGCGAACCGGGTCCTGCGCCTGGCCCAGGAAGAAGCCCTGGCCCTGCGTCACCCGGCCATAGGCACCGAACATATCCTGCTGGGGATCTTACGGGAGGGCGACAGCGTCGCCGCCCGCGCCCTGACCAATCTGGGAGTTAACATCAAAGCCGTCCGCGAAGAGGTCCGCAAGGTCATCCGGCCGGGCGAAGCCGTCGTCGGCGGCGAGTTGGGCCTGACCCCGCGGGCGAAAAGGGTCCTGGAGCTGGCCAACGAGGAAGCCCGGCGCCAGGGGGTCAACTACGTCGGCACCGAGCACCTCCTTTTAGGCCTGCTGGAGGAAGGTGAGGGCCTGGCGGCCCAGGTCCTGGGCGGCCTGGGCTTAAGCCCCGAGAAGATCCGCGAGCAGGTAATCGCCCTGCTGGGAGGGGCCGGCCAGCCCCAGACCGGCGGCTGGACCGTCCTCTTCGGCAACCTGCCCTTCGGCATGGCGGCTTTCCCCGGGGGCATGGGCTTCCAGGCCCAGGGTATGCCCGCGGGGGCCAAGATGCAGGAGCGGCGGCCCGGGCAGACGCCCACCCTGGACCAGTTCAGCCGGGACCTCACCCGCCTGGCCCGGGAAGACAAACTCGACCCGGTAGTCGGCCGGGAGAAAGAGATTGAGCGGGTCGTCCAGATCTTAAGCCGCCGGACCAAGAACAACCCGGTCCTCATCGGCGACCCGGGCGTGGGCAAGACGGCCATCGTCGAGGGCCTGGCCCAGAAGATCGTCCAGAACCAGGTGCCGGAGGTCCTGCGGGACAAACGGGTGGTGGCCCTGGATATGTCCGGCATGGTGGCCGGCACCAAGTACCGGGGCGAGTTCGAAGAGCGCTTTAAAAAGGTCATGGACGAGGTCCGGGCTGCCGGCAACGTCATCCTCTTTATCGACGAGCTCCACACCCTCATCGGCGCCGGGGCCGCCGAGGGGGCCATCGACGCCGCCAACATCTTAAAACCCGCCCTGGCCCGGGGCGAACTCCAGACCATCGGCGCCACCACCATCGACGAGTACCGCAAGCACATCGAGCGGGACGCCGCCCTGGAGCGCCGCTTCCAGGCCGTCATGGTGGAAGAGCCCACGGTGGAGGAAACCATCGCCATCCTGAAGGGCCTGCGGGACCGGTATGAAGCCCATCACCGGGTCAAGATCACCGATGAGGCCCTGGAGGCCGCCGCCCGGCTCTCCGACCGCTACATCACCGACCGCTACCTGCCGGATAAAGCCATCGACCTGGTGGACGAGGCCGGCTCCCGGGTGCGCCTCAAAGTCTACACGGCCCCCGACGACGTAAAGAAGCTGGAGGCCCGCCTGGAAGAGCTCGAGAAAGAAAAAGCCGCGGCCGTCAACGCCCAGGAGTTTGAAAAGGCCGCCACCCTGCGGGATGAAGAGAAGAAAATCAAAGAAGAGCTGGAAGCCAAAAAGGGCGAGTGGCAGAAGGAAAAGGGCCTGGAGAAATCCGTGGTCACGCCGGAGGACATCGCCCAGATCGTCTCCAGCTGGACGGGGATCCCCGTTACCCAGCTCGCCCAGGAGGAGAGCGAGCGGCTGCTGCACCTGGAGGACGTCCTGCACCAGCGGGTCATCGGCCAGGACGAGGCCGTCCACGCCGTGGCCCGGGCCGTGCGCCGCGCCCGGGCGGGCCTCAAAGACCCCAAGCGGCCCATCGGCTCCTTCATCTTCCTGGGACCCACCGGCGTCGGCAAGACGGAGCTCGCCCGGGCCCTGGCCGAGGCCCTCTTCGGCGACGAAGACGCCATGGTCCGCTTCGACATGTCCGAGTACATGGAGAAGCACACCGTCTCCCGGCTGGTGGGCGCCCCGCCCGGCTACGTCGGCTACGAGGAGAGCGGCCAGCTGACGGAGGCCGTCCGGCGCCGGCCCTACAGCGTCGTCCTCTTCGACGAGATCGAAAAGGCCCACCCGGACATCTTTAACGTCCTGCTCCAGGTCCTGGACGACGGCCGGCTCACCGACGCCAAGGGCCGCACGGTGGACTTCCGCAACACGGTGATTATCATGACCTCCAATATCGGCGCCAGCACCATCAAGCGGGAGAGCCTGGGCTTCAAGGCCTCCACCAGCGAAGTGGCGGCCGAGTCTTACGACAAGATGAAGAAGCACATCCTGGAAGAACTGCGGCGGACCTTCCGGCCCGAGTTCTTAAACCGCATCGACGACCTCATCGTCTTCCATGCCCTCTCCAGGGACGACATCCGGAAGATAGTCGACCTGATGCTGGCCGAACTAAACCGCCGCCTGGAGGACAACAACCTCTCCGTCGAGGTAACCGACGAGGCCAAAGATATCCTGGTCCGGGAGGGCTTCGACGAGGCCTACGGCGCCCGGCCCCTGCGCCGCGCCATCCAGACCCTCATCGAAGACCAGCTCTCCGACGAGATGCTGGCCGGCAAATTTAAACCCGGCGACAAGGTCCGGGCCGTCGCCCGGGACGGCAAGATCGCCCTGGAAAAGGCGGCTTAA
- a CDS encoding TIGR04076 family protein, with translation MYDLRVVVEEIRGFCDLPMHPGDYFEVRGGRIYIPAGKYMCLWALQSLMPMLPVKQRQINETNDWIPHTHRIVCPDPNGLVIFRIDRLDPGQGESQGKEGRLESPAGDSAAPIPPRLLVNEKICSGCRACELACSLYHEDAFAPELARLWVEKDEPEGLDRPHVCRQCGNAACVKACPEGALSRDARTRAVILDRARCTGCGSCARACPFQALRLHPRESYPLTCDLCGGDPRCVQRCATGALRFGRAGDR, from the coding sequence ATGTATGATTTAAGGGTCGTAGTTGAAGAAATCAGGGGCTTTTGCGACCTACCCATGCACCCTGGAGATTATTTTGAGGTGCGGGGCGGTCGTATTTATATCCCTGCAGGAAAGTACATGTGCCTCTGGGCTTTGCAAAGCCTGATGCCCATGCTGCCGGTGAAGCAGCGCCAGATTAACGAAACCAACGACTGGATACCCCACACCCACAGAATAGTTTGTCCTGATCCCAACGGCCTGGTTATCTTCCGGATTGATCGTCTGGATCCGGGACAGGGGGAATCGCAGGGGAAAGAAGGGCGGCTTGAATCACCGGCGGGGGACAGCGCGGCACCTATTCCCCCACGCCTTTTAGTCAATGAAAAGATATGCTCCGGTTGTCGTGCCTGCGAGCTAGCATGCAGTTTATACCATGAAGATGCCTTTGCTCCCGAACTGGCCCGGTTATGGGTCGAAAAGGACGAGCCTGAAGGCCTTGATCGACCCCATGTTTGCCGTCAGTGCGGTAATGCTGCCTGCGTTAAAGCCTGCCCCGAGGGGGCCCTGAGCCGCGATGCCCGGACCAGGGCAGTTATCCTGGACCGGGCCCGGTGTACCGGCTGCGGGAGCTGTGCCCGGGCTTGCCCCTTCCAGGCCCTCCGCCTCCATCCCCGGGAGAGCTACCCCCTGACCTGCGATCTCTGCGGCGGTGACCCCCGTTGTGTTCAGCGCTGTGCTACCGGGGCCCTGCGCTTCGGTCGGGCGGGGGACAGGTAG
- a CDS encoding polyprenyl synthetase family protein, with protein MNLAETRRVLAEAVAATDPRLQELLDYALEGGKGLRPTLVFLCARFGIYDALEAGRVAAAIELVHLASLVHDDILDGAAVRRNRPALYRAYGTVPAVLTGDYLFATAFGLLAKGKKAVLYTVTEAIRSMCSGEIGQLKGGLAGPEAYFTYIGQKTAALISAACRCGAILGRVKRNQQECLAQFGWHLGLAYQIVDDCLDLFGSPERMGKPCRQDLARGLLTLPVLRFLAVTPDAACWRERLARGLEAAEMEELVEAARGLGCDTYTAAVAADEVTRALTALDRLPVNPVQDELALLAARTLAPLEDPDCPAAYPGMTAAG; from the coding sequence TTGAACCTGGCGGAAACCCGGCGGGTCCTGGCCGAAGCCGTAGCCGCCACGGACCCCAGGCTGCAGGAACTTTTGGACTACGCCCTGGAAGGCGGTAAAGGCCTGCGACCCACCCTGGTTTTTTTATGCGCCCGTTTCGGTATCTATGACGCCCTGGAGGCCGGGCGGGTGGCGGCGGCCATCGAGCTGGTTCACCTGGCTTCCCTGGTCCACGACGATATCCTCGACGGGGCGGCGGTGCGGCGCAACCGCCCCGCCCTCTACCGCGCCTACGGGACGGTGCCCGCCGTCCTCACCGGCGATTACCTCTTTGCCACCGCCTTCGGCCTCCTGGCCAAGGGCAAGAAGGCCGTCCTCTATACGGTGACGGAGGCCATTCGCTCCATGTGCAGCGGCGAGATCGGGCAGCTGAAGGGCGGGCTTGCCGGCCCGGAGGCCTACTTTACCTATATTGGCCAGAAGACGGCCGCCCTGATAAGCGCCGCCTGCCGCTGCGGCGCCATCCTGGGCCGGGTGAAACGAAACCAACAGGAATGCCTGGCGCAGTTCGGCTGGCACCTGGGCCTGGCCTACCAGATTGTCGACGACTGCCTGGATCTCTTCGGGTCCCCGGAAAGGATGGGCAAGCCCTGCCGCCAGGACCTGGCCCGGGGCCTCCTGACCCTGCCGGTTTTACGTTTCCTCGCGGTCACGCCGGATGCCGCCTGCTGGCGGGAAAGGCTGGCCCGCGGCCTCGAGGCGGCAGAAATGGAGGAACTGGTTGAAGCCGCCCGGGGTCTCGGCTGTGATACCTACACCGCTGCCGTGGCGGCTGATGAGGTTACCCGGGCCCTGACGGCCCTGGACCGGTTGCCGGTAAACCCGGTCCAGGATGAGCTGGCCCTCCTGGCCGCCCGGACCCTGGCCCCCCTGGAGGACCCGGATTGTCCGGCCGCATACCCCGGTATGACTGCTGCCGGTTAA
- a CDS encoding aldehyde ferredoxin oxidoreductase family protein, giving the protein MQAIDREIYDHWEYQTRVLLGTTKLVHALNEAGCLATRHFTTGRFEAAEDVSGERLAETVKLKSKACFACTIPCSRFFRIKEGPYRGLASEGPEFEGLAGFSSRVGNPDLDFALQAVDCCNRLGMDVITTSEVISFVMELYARGMLTSSEADGLDLTWGNKETILSLINKIARREGFGDILADGVRAAARRLGKGEDLAMHIKGLEVFQADPRGLKGYALGLAVASRGGDHLRSEPSFEFYEDPEAGRRRFGAPEAAFRLEYKGKGRVVKYYEERCALADSLNACKNTLVNMEILPYEQAAALLRAAVGWDYTPEELRQIGERIVNLERAYIVSLGIRRADDTLPRRFLEEPLPEGSGPSTGQVVELEPMLDEYYTARGWNRDTGIPEPEKLAALGLQEALADLRSRGILP; this is encoded by the coding sequence GTGCAGGCCATTGACCGGGAAATATACGACCATTGGGAATACCAGACCCGGGTCCTCCTGGGAACGACCAAGCTGGTTCATGCCCTCAACGAAGCCGGTTGCCTGGCCACCCGCCATTTTACGACTGGCCGCTTTGAAGCAGCCGAAGACGTCAGCGGCGAGCGCCTGGCCGAAACCGTAAAGCTAAAATCTAAAGCCTGTTTTGCCTGCACCATACCCTGCAGTCGCTTTTTCCGGATCAAGGAAGGCCCCTACCGGGGCTTGGCCAGTGAAGGGCCGGAGTTTGAAGGCCTGGCCGGTTTTTCCTCCCGGGTGGGCAACCCGGACCTGGATTTTGCCTTGCAGGCAGTTGATTGCTGCAACCGCCTGGGGATGGATGTCATAACTACGTCGGAGGTTATTTCCTTTGTCATGGAGCTTTACGCTCGGGGGATGCTCACCTCCTCAGAAGCCGACGGCCTGGACCTAACCTGGGGCAACAAGGAAACCATCCTGAGTTTAATCAACAAGATTGCCCGGCGGGAAGGCTTTGGCGACATCCTGGCCGACGGCGTGCGGGCGGCGGCCCGTCGCCTGGGGAAGGGTGAAGACCTGGCCATGCATATAAAGGGGCTGGAGGTCTTCCAGGCCGATCCCCGGGGATTAAAGGGCTATGCCCTGGGCCTGGCGGTAGCCAGCCGCGGCGGCGATCACCTGCGCTCGGAACCCTCCTTTGAATTCTATGAGGACCCGGAAGCTGGCCGGCGCCGCTTCGGCGCGCCGGAGGCCGCCTTCCGCCTGGAATACAAGGGTAAAGGGCGGGTGGTCAAATACTACGAAGAGCGCTGCGCCCTGGCCGACAGCCTGAACGCCTGTAAAAATACCCTGGTGAATATGGAGATCCTTCCCTATGAACAGGCGGCGGCCCTCCTCAGGGCAGCCGTAGGGTGGGACTACACTCCCGAAGAGCTCCGGCAGATAGGGGAACGGATCGTCAACCTGGAACGGGCTTATATAGTCAGCCTGGGCATCCGGCGGGCCGACGACACTCTGCCCCGGCGCTTCCTGGAAGAACCCCTACCGGAGGGCAGCGGTCCCTCCACAGGTCAGGTGGTGGAGCTGGAGCCCATGCTGGATGAATACTATACCGCCCGAGGCTGGAACCGGGATACAGGCATTCCTGAGCCGGAAAAGCTGGCAGCCCTGGGACTGCAGGAAGCCCTTGCCGACCTCCGCAGCCGGGGTATCCTGCCATGA
- a CDS encoding CtsR family transcriptional regulator, giving the protein MENYIKGLLNNSTSGTVELQRQELAELFTCVPSQITYVLSTRFTIERGYLVESRRGGGGYVRIARVPLRAEDQVKGWVQEALGDYLSQDAATELLARLGEEGLLTRRERMLLAAAINRNALPLELPQRDRVRASILKAVILTLLRDDFPGEQ; this is encoded by the coding sequence ATCGAGAACTATATCAAAGGCCTGCTCAACAACAGTACCAGCGGCACCGTCGAGCTGCAGCGCCAGGAACTGGCCGAGCTCTTTACCTGCGTGCCCTCCCAGATCACCTACGTCCTCAGCACCCGCTTCACCATCGAGCGGGGGTATCTGGTCGAGAGCCGCCGGGGCGGCGGCGGTTACGTCCGCATCGCCCGGGTGCCCCTGAGGGCCGAGGACCAGGTCAAGGGCTGGGTCCAGGAAGCCCTGGGGGATTACCTCTCCCAGGACGCGGCCACAGAACTCCTGGCCCGCCTGGGGGAAGAAGGTCTCTTGACCCGGCGGGAGCGGATGCTCCTGGCGGCGGCTATCAACCGCAATGCCCTGCCCCTGGAGCTCCCCCAGCGCGACCGGGTGCGGGCCTCAATCCTGAAGGCAGTTATCTTAACCCTGCTCCGGGACGATTTTCCCGGGGAACAGTAA